The genomic DNA GAGCACGGCTGGCCGAGGCCCaggctggcgggggcgggggcgggggggggctccGTGGCAGGTGCCCAGGGCCTGGCGGGGGCAGTGGGCTGACGGTGCTCTGCCCGCAGGGCTCCACAACAAGTATAACAGTGGCAAGTCCAGCACGTACGTCAAGAATGGCACGTCCTTCGACATCCACTATGGCTCCGGCAGCCTCTCCGGGTACCTGAGCCAGGACACCGTGTCGGTGAGTCTGTGGCGAGGCCGCTCCTGAGCCCTGGGATGCTCCCCGTGACCCCGGCCCCACCGCAGGGCCGGGCCGCTGAACGTTGAAGGGGGGAGAGCGGGCCAGCCAGGGTCTCGACGCCCGTGGAGCCTCCGGGGCGCGGGTGTGGAACCGGGACCCGGCAGGCGAGCGAGTGATTGGCGGTGCGGCCTCCTCCCAGCCTCGCGGCCGGCGGCCAGGCAGGGGAGCCGGTCGGGGGGGCTGAGGTGTGCCAGAGCCCTTGTGGAGGACGCCAGGAGGGCCGTCTGGGCACCCGAAGCCCCAGCCGGACCAGGAGGCTGCAGGGCACGCCAGGGCCTGCTTGTCTGGACGGTCTGTTAGGGTCCCCTCCTCCTGGACTCTGTGGGTCCACAACAGGATGTCGCCCGCCACGCTCCCCCGTTCCCGGTGTCGCAGGGTGTCAACcccaaacagacatttcttcccacatcctgctctgcctctctgtcagcTGCCTGGcccgtggtgggggaggggcggtgtgGCCTCAAGTCTGCTGAGTTGGGTCATGGGGTTGGGTCATGGGGTTCCAGCAGGCCAAGGGCAGGAGCAGGCCTGggccggcggggggagggggccaggaggCCAGAGCCGAGCACGGAGCCCAGCCCTCTGAGCTGACTCCAACTCAGTCGGTGCCCCGACCAGCACAGACCCCACGTCCCTGTCCCACCAGTGCCGCCAGCCTTTCTCCCGGGCCCTCTGCCCGTCTTAGGTCCTGGGTGCGCAGTGGCGGGCGGGAGCCGAGCACCGCCGCTCCGTGGGGACGGAGCGGGTGTTGGAGCTGTGGCCGTGAGCACACGCGCGGGACCTGGGGTCGGGCCCCGCAGGCCCCTGCGGCCCGCTGACCACCCCCCTCCGGCCTGCAGGTACCCTGCCAGACTCCGACCGTGGCTGGCGTCAAGGTGGAGAGGCAGATCTTCGGTGAGGCCATCAAGCAGCCGGGCATCACCTTCATCGCCGCCAAGTTCGACGGCATTCTTGGCATGGCCTACCCCCGTATCTCCGTTGACGACGTGCTCCCCGTCTTTGATAACCTGATGAAGCAGAAGTTGGTGGAGAAGAACATCTTCTCCTTCTACCTGaacaggtggggtgggagggccgGCCCCCTCTCTTCCCCAGTCCTCACCCCGCTTCCCAGCTCAGTGTGGCTGACTGCAGGGGGCTCGGGCCACCACCTCCCTGGCCACCCTCCAGGCGCCGGGCTGCAGCTTCTGACCTCTGACCGGAGGCGGGACTGGCCACCCTCTTGCAGACCCCCAGGTAGCCGCACAGCCCGGGCTTCCCACCGGGAGCGGCTCGGGCTATGGGTCCAGCATCTTGCTCAGCGGGCCGCCTGGGGAGAACCGGACCCTGGTCGGGAGTCAGCACAACTCCTCCTGGGTCCGTCCGCCCGGCTTTCCCTGGGCCTGATGAGAGGAAGACGTGGCCCCTGGGTCACTGATGGCCTAGAGGGGACAAAGCCCTGGGCCCCAACCTGAAGCGGGGCCTCTGGAGACGAGGATTCTGGGGGCTTTCCACGGGAGGTGACCCCAGTTGGGCCTTGAGTGCCAGATGCTGCTAGAGGCGGCCATGGGCCAAGGTTGGTGTGGAGCGCGGCCTCCGTCACGCCATCTGGAAGCAGCCCCCAGTGTGTCTGTGCCTGCCGCAGAGAAGGCCCCCACCCCAGTGGCCCTTGCCCCACACGGAGGGTGGGGTCACCTACGTGCAGGGGCCTCGTCTCTCCCCTCAGGGCGGTGCCAGAGGCCCTGATGGGGGTGTGCCAGGCCTGGACGTGTGGGCAGCGTGTGAGCGGGCAACCCTGCCGACCACCGGTGGTCACCgcgccaccaccaccccccccagagCCCTCACCCTCCAGAGCCTGCCCACTTGCCCTTCTGGCTGAATGCCAGCTCGAACCCTGCCCTCAGCCTGGCCCCTGCCTGGGTGCTGCGCTCTGTCCCTTGATCAGAGCTTGGTCGGTGTAAATACCCAGCAGCCGGGCCGGGCAGAGCCACCCCTGGAGGCTGGTCTTTTCCTGTGAAGCCTCGGGCCCAGGGTGGGTGGACAGGGGGAGGGGACCCAGGAGGttggccaggcccaggcccagggacGGACAGTGCGGTGCTGTGGCTCCCCTGGGTGGGCGGACAGGGGCAGGGAAGTAGGGCAGGGCTGCGGGTGGGGAGCAGGCAGGAGGCCGTGGTCTGGGATTTCGGAGGTGATAGGAGGTGAAGGCCAAGGGGGAGGGCTGGAGGCCACAGGTAGTAGAGGGAGGGCCGCGTTTGGCCCGGTGCTTTCTGGGTGTGGGGACCGGCCAGGAAGAAGACCGTGAGCTCAAACACTAAGTCTGGAGAAGGGTCTGGAGGTGGGAGGGTGCTCAGCGCAGGCTGAGCggagatgtgggggtggggggcagttgggtgaggatgtggacggAGAGCGTCCCTGGGAACAGCAGGTGCATGGGCCCCAGGGCAGGAGTGAGCTGACTTCGCTGCCGCCTCCTGCAAGCCCTCCCTGGTTTGTGTCGTTTTCACGCAGAGGAGGGTCCCCTCCTTGGGCTCCTAGCTTTCACTTCCCTGTCTGCCCGCTGCCTTGACCCTGGCCCATTTCCGCTGGCAGACCAGGAGCGCCTGAGGTCTGGGCGGCATCTCGTGGCCTGCAGGCTACACGGGGTGTGGGATTGGAGCCCCTCCCCTTGGGGAGAAGGAAGTCCCCTCCCTTCCGGATCCTTCCATCCTTGTGGGTCTTCggagagcaccccccccccacccttcacccTTTGCTTCTGACTTGGCTCCAGCTGGTGCCGGTGGCACCCGACGCTCAGGCCAGAGGCTTGGTGTGGGGGCTGGCAGGGGTCCCCCGTGCTCCAGGGGTCCCCCATGCTCAAGGGGCAAGGGCGGCcgacttcctcttttctctcttcccagggACCCTAACGCGCAGCCCGGGGGCGAGCTGATGCTGGGTGGCACGGACTCCAAGTACTACCAGGGCTCCCTGTCCTACCTGAACGTCACCCGCAAGGCATACTGGCAGGTTCACATGGACCAGTGAGTGTggggcccctcccagcccccccgcAGCAGGCCTCTGGGCAGCTCCAGCTCTCGGGGCTGGGAGGCTGCGGTGGGGGTGCTGGGCCCTGGACCCCCCTGGCCCTGGGTGCCTGTCCCACCTCCTGGCACCCAGCTGAGCCCCTGGCCCCTGGGCTCaggccctgccctgctcgtgATGTCAAAGGCGGCTGGCTGTTAACGTGCTCTTGGCCTTTTGGGCCCCAGCCCGCCTCCACCCGCAGCCGAAGAGAGGGTCCTGAAAAGGCGGGGGTCCCAGGCGGCCCTGGCGGTAGGACTGACCacccccccggccccaccccgaGCCCAGCCAGGGGCCTCATACCTCCTCCCCCTCAGGGTGGACGTGGGCACCAGCCTGACTCTGTGCAAGGGGGGCTGTGAGGCCATCCTGGACACGGGCACCTCCCTTATGGTGGGCCCCGTGGACGAGGTGCGCGAGCTGCAGAAGGCCATTGGGGCTGTGCCGCTGATCCAGGGCGAGGTGAGTGGGCCCGGCTGTGTGGGCAGGatgccgcccccccacccccccaccccccgccggccACACCTaaactctcttccctccctcagtACATGATCCCCTGCGAGAAGGTGTCCACCCTGCCCGAGGTCACTCTGAAGCTGGGGGGCAAAGGGTACAAGCTGTCCTCGAAGGACTACACGCTCAAGGTCAGTAGGGGCAGGTGGGCGGGGCGCTGACCACCAGGGCACAGGGCACAAGCTGTCCTCGAAGGCCTACACGCTCGAGGTcagcgggggctggggggcagggcaggggcaggtgggcGGGGCGCTGACCACCAGGGCCGTCCCAGGTGTCGCAGGGCGGGAGGACCATATGCCTGAGCGGCTTCATGGGTATGGACATCCCCCCGCCCGGTGGGCCACTCTGGATCCTGGGTGACGTCTTCATCGGCCGCTACTACACCGTGTTCGACCGGGACGAGAACCGGGTGGGCCTGGCCGAGGCCACCAGGCTGTAGCCGCCGCGCCCGCCGCGGAGGAGGGAGtccaggaggaggaggccggCCGCCCCCGCCCTCCTGGCCGCCCCACCACACACTTTCACACTCACACCCCGGCTCCGGCCCGCTGATTTCTTCTGCGGTTTTCCCCAGCCCTGGTTGTGGAAGTCCCGCCCACACAcccgtctgtccgtctgtctgtctgtctgtctgtctgatgGAGGGCCGGGTGCGGGCAGCAGCCGTGGGCTGATCAGCACGGAGCCACTGCACTAACTCGGAAGACCGGGTCCCGCTTTGCAGCCGGCCCCCCTTTGTATCCCAGGACCCGTCCCCCGGGTCGtcccccgcctccccagccctgggggccTGGCTGCCCAGGCAGGGCCTCTGGACTGAGCCCACACCCTGTGCCAGGCTGCTCTCTGGTTCCTCCTCTGCCCGGCCTGGGGTCCCGGCCCCACCCGTGCTTCTGCGTGGGCCTGTCGAGGAAGGGCCAGCCGAGGCCCGAGGACAAGCAGGAAGGGGTTGGAAGGGTAGGGGCTCAGAGACCAAAGCCAGCCTTGTGACACGTGTGGGTCATCCTGCGGCTTGACCTCGTCCAGGAGGGCGCTCATGGGTCCAGGGTTGGGGAAAAAGGGGAAGGGGGCTGGTGCCACCGTCTCTGGTGGCTGGGAGCCAATGTTGATGTGAAAATACAGTTGTTTGGgcctcttttttgtgtgttggcATGTGTCGTGTTTGGTGGGAGGGAGGTTCTGAATGCGGACGTGGGAAGGAGCTGGTGTGGCCAGTGTGAGGCTGTTTCAGAGGCCTGACTCACAGCTGGGCTGGGGCGGGGTCGGAGTGGGGGCCTTTGGGGGTGCCCTGGCTCCCAGaccccagcccccctgccctgcacaAGGGACCCTGGAGGCTTTGGTTCGCCGCCCAGCCTCGAGGCTGAGATGCCACTGGCAGGGAGCGGGCTGGTAGTGAGGCCCGGGGCTGTGACCAGCCGGATGTGGCCTTGGCGGGAGGCCGCAGGACGGGGCTTTCAGAGTAGTCCAGGTGAGCACCTGCCGCGCTTTCTGCCGGAAGCGGGGCCCTGGACTTCCCTGGTCCCCCTGCACACCCGTTAGAATCTAGGACAGGCGCCTGCGTGGGGCTGATGGCAAGGGCACCCCGCCTCCCCCTGGGGCTCCCAGCCAGCACCTGAACGCAGCCTCTGTGCGAAGCCGGCACCAGAGCAGGCCAGCCTGGGGTCCTGAGACCTCGGCTCGGGGGTCCCAGTTAGGAATCCCTCAGGTGGCGTGACCTTCCTGGCGGTCCAGCCTGTTGGGCGTTCCCTGAGGGGCCCTCGGGAGTATCTACCCAGATGCAGCTGCACGGCCAGGAGGTTTTAAGGGATGAACGGGAGTCTGTGAGCAGCTGGGATCAGTGGCTCTGGACCCTTGCCGGACGCCCACCCCCTGCAGGTGTGAAGAAACGGCAAACGTTTCCCGCGGCACCGTCCCGGTACCCCCTCGGCCTTCAGGGGCGTGGCTGTCGAGGGGGGTCAGGGGGCCGCACCCCAGAACTGAGCCCTCACTGGCACCTTTAAGAGACATTCAGCTAGAATCGCAGGGAGGCTGGTAACACGCGCCTGAAACATGAGTGGGGAGCCTGGAGTCGCAGAGCCACAGGGCCTGGCAAGGCTGCCGGGGAGGCCGCCTCATCCGAGCCCTCGTGCGCCGAGAGGCCTGGCGTCAGGGCGGGCCGGGAGGGAGGCCGCACTCTGCACCACTGCCCGGCTCCTGCCGGCTGCCCTGGGCTCTGTCTCCCACCACCCGCCGTGCCGCTTGCCACACAGCTCTGGCCCTGGGCCGGGACGCCACCCGCATCCCCTCTCTGGGACTTGGGGACCAGCACCGCTGGATGCCCCCGGCCCTTCCCCCGACGCTACGGCGATGAGCGCAGGCTGGGCCTCCAGCCCCTACCGGCCGTTGGGGTGCTGACGCGCCTGCCCAGAGCCAGGACCGTATGGCTGGCTGGCTCGGGCTGCTGGTCGGCGTCCTCCGGACTCCGGAGTCTGACTCCGGGCTCAGGTCCAGCCTCTACGGTCCAACCAACCTTAAGCCTCTGGTCTGTCTTTAGAAGATGGGTGATAACAGGGCACTCCTCGCCAGGGGCCTGGCGGAGACCCACGGGGTACCCAGCTCAGCGCCTGGCACTCTTCCTGGCGGGCTTGCTGGGCTCTGCATCAGCACCGCAGGCTCCAGTGGGCATTTCCTGCCTCTTGCCCTTGCCTGGAGGACACCCCACCCAAATCGAGCCCCTTCCTTCGCCTACTGGGTGGAGGCCCGTGGGGGCTGgagcccccttcccccaaccgCCCTGGGTTCTGGGGTCCTCAGAAGGAGGCAGCCTCAAGGCAGTCTGGAGCAGGCCCCCGGGGGCCAGGAGGACTCCTGTGCAGACCAGCTCTGTTGGCCGCTGCCTGCAGCCTGCCTGCCTAGAGCAGCGTGAGGCggggcctggggcaggtgagGCAGTGCTGGGCCCCCGGGGACCCGGTAGTGTGGCTGCACACCTTAGGTCAGGCGCCCCCTGAGGCCTGGGggtccaggtgcccccaagcgaGGGCCCTTGGCAAGGGGGCAGTGGGTGTCGCGTGAAGGAGAACTGAATCCTGGTCCCCCCACAGTCCCCGTCACCTTCATGCCCGGGGGCTCTTGGTCTGGGTCCAGCTGTGCCCAGGGCGTGGGCCAGGATGGAGGGTGGCCCTGGTGCTTGGGACCCCTCCCACTCACAGAGGGTTTTGTCAGCCTCCTGGAGGTTCTGGGGGTTCCTGAGGCCATGGATGAGGCTGGGCCCTGGAGGCCAGGGGGCGGGGCTGGAAAAGGGAGGGCTGCGGAGGGGGTGGGGCCTGTCCAGGGTTCAGAGAGGGCCTAGGGCTCATAGCACACAGAGGTTCGGGGAGAGCAGGGGGTTGGCAGAGGACTGGGCCAGAGGCGGGCAAGGACTCCAGGAGAGAAGGGGCCCCTGGGAAGGCCCAGGCTCAGAGGAGAGAGGGTCGTGGAGACGGCAGATTGACCAGATTGAGCTGGTCGAAGGAAAAGGGGGCTTTAGGACTGGAGAGGCTCTGGGTGCAGTCAGGGCCTCAGAGGACAGGGACTtggagggagctggggaaggaaacCTGGGGCCCCGGTGCATAGACACAACTTCTGGGGGGCTTTGgaggctttggattctgtggagGCTGGTGGGTTGGTAAAGAGAACCCAACTCGGAGGGCACTTGCATGGTGAGGTGAGGGGCTCcgggagaggcaaagagggcCGCGGCTTCTCCCTTGCAGACGGACCCCCTGGGACTTCTGCAGGAAGGGGAGGTCAGCTGGGGACAAGTGTGAGAGGGAATGAGAGGGTGTGGCATGAATGGAGGCTCCCAgaaggggctgggctgggtgggccGGTGTTGATTAGGGGAAGGGGCATCTGCAGGGGAAGGGGCCCAGGTGGGTCAGGCAGGGCTGGCAGAGAGGCATGGGCAGCTGAGTGGACTTGTCTCCAAGGAGATAAGTGTCATTAGGGGCTTGGACAAGGACATCTGGCCCCATGGGCAGAGGGGACACACAGGTGAGAGGTCACGGCCTTGGAGACTGGACTGTATGAGGAATGCAGGTTCAGGAGGGGGGGctcggggctctgggctgggctgtgTGGGTCAGACCTGGGGAAAGGGGGTCTGGAGCTTCCACGAGGGTGGGCCCAGAAAGGACAGGGCCACATGGGGGCCAGCCAGCACGGCTCAGGGAAGGCCTGGACTTGGTGGCCTCTGGGGCTGGGGACCTGGTTAGTGGCAGGACTGTGCAGAGGTGGGTAACGGGATGGGGGCTCAGTGAGGTGCACCCTGCTCAGGCAGGTGCTACAGCTGGGGACCTGGGGCCTTCGAGGGGCTTGGTTTTGGCGAGGGGTGCACGAGAACAGGAGAGCAgatgggggctgggctgggtgagGGGCACGGGCCAGAGTACCGGGGGCTCTGCGTGGGCTGGGTGCTTGGTGAGGCCAGGACTCCAGGAGGGGCAAGGATGggcatgtggggaggggagggacacagcAGTCAGAGAGGGGGCAGCGGAGGGGAAGGGCTCAGACAGCCATGCCGGTGGCCacggtggggcagagggggacagcGGGAGGATGAAGGGGCTCCCtcctggagagacagacaggggtgggcctgggggctcagcaagagggagggacagggagggaggcgagggagacacagcaggagAGGACACCGGGTGGCCCTGTGGGAGGACCCGCCCCGAAGCCCCCCACAACCCTCACCCCGCCGGCTCTGCGCCCCGTCCCCAGGGTCCGGCTTCCGGCCGGTGCCTGAGGCCCCCACCCTGCGGgcgggaggaggcggggaggTGGCTGCGGCCGCCGGCGCCGTGAGTCAGGCTGGGGCTGCAGCCGCGCGGCCGGCCTGGCGCTGCGGAGGGAGCTCAGGAGCGGGGACAGCGGCGCCGCCAGCCCCGCGTGCTCCCCCCGCCGAGGCTGGGCCGCCGGGACGCGGAGCGGCCGGGCAGACAGCGAGCCGCGGGCCGGCGGAAGGACGCGCGGACCGCGGTGCAGGGATCCGTCTGCCCGCCCAGGAGTCGCCAGCAGGTGAGGGCGCGCCGTCCGCGCGGCCGTTCAGACCCCGGCGGTCCCGGGCGGCGGGGCGATGGCCACAGACCCctgcgggggttggggggggggcgcagggcgCGAGCTTCTCGGTGCCTGGCCGGAGGGGTGCTCGTCTGGCAGAGTGTCCTTGCGCGTCTGTTTGTGGCGCGGGCTGGGTGGCTCCCTGGGAGCGTGTGCTGGGGTCCCCGGGGCCGCtctgggccggggcggggggttgggggcggggacgGCGTGCGCGAGTTTGGAGCCCCTGCAGTCGCCCCGCTGCCATCCCTGGGCGATTGCGTCGGATcctgtgtggctgtgtgtgtacAAGCTGCGTGTCACAGGGCAGGGCTTTTCCCTGGCATCTCGGCGCACAGCGTGCCCAGGGTCTGGGGAGCCTTTGGTGTCCGATGTGTTAGGGGCGTCAGCGTGCAGGTGCCCCAGAGGGCTCTGCTCATTCTGCCAGATGGTGGCCGAGACACCGTCATTGTGGGTCTGTGTGCCCTGTGCGTGTACCGGGGTGTTTGGGACGCTGGCGTGCTGTGTTTATTGCAACAGCGTGTTGGTTGGGGCGTTGCTGGGTAcccggggggggggtgctgttgTGTGTCAGTGGGTGAATGTTTGTGCGCAGATGGCAAAGTGATGAAAAGCCCCCGATGTTCCTGCCAAGGCGGCTGTGAAGGGCTGTGGCACCGGGGTGcccggggcgggtgggggaggcaggtggcAGGCTGGCAGCCTCGGTGGGGATTTCCAGCTCCTCTGGGGCTGCTCGCGAGTCTGCAGGGGAGATGCTGCAGGACATCGGCGCGAGCCCTGCAGGGCGGGCGGgacccagctccctcctcctctccccctgcctccaggcccagggcccagccAGTGCCCAGCCCCGCTGGGAGCCCCGGCCAGCACCACGGACGGCGCCCAGGAAGCCCGAGTCCCCCTGGACGGGGCCTTCTGGATTCCGAGGCCCCCAGCAGGCTCCCCGAAGGGTTGCTTTGCCTGCGTGTCCAAGCCCCCGGCCCTGCAGGCTCCAGCGGCCCCGGCCCCTGAGCCCTCGGCATCGCCCCCCATGGCGCCCACCCTGTTCCCCATGGAATCCAAGAGCAGCAAGACGGACAGCATGCGGGCTTCGGGCGCCCCCCAGGCCTGCAAACACCTGGCCGAGAAGAAGACCATGACGAACCCCACGACGGTCATCGAGGTCTACCCGGACACCACCGAGGTCAACGACTACTACCTGTGGTCCATCTTCAACTTCGTCTACCTCAACTTCTGCTGCCTGGGCTTCATTGCGCTGGCCTACTCCCTCAAAGTGAGCCGGGCAGGGGCGCGGGGGGCAGAGGAGCGGGTCCCGGCAGGTGGGGGCCGCCTCGCGGGATCTGGAGACACGTGGATGCTGGCCAGCTCTGAGCCCGCAGGGAGGGGCTGCCCTCCCCATCCTGGGCTGCGGAAGCTTCCAGGGCGTCTTGACAGGGCTCGGGGGCCGCAGGACTGGGTTCTCTACACAGCCAGCTTAGCCCTCAAGGTGCAGACTCGGGGCTCGGTCTGTCCTCTGGGCCGTGGGAATTACACTCAGATGTAGCTGCCCCTGGGcactcggggggtggggggagccagcGCACAGATGCAGACCCTCAGCACCCTTCCCGTGTCACGGCTCGGGCCCCTCACAGGGGGACCTGAAACCAGGCAGACCTTCAGAAGGAGGCCACGGTAGCCGGGGTCTCCGACCACGGTGGACAAGGTCACtgctttctgccttccttctcccacACTCTTTCTAGACGTCTGTCCTggtggccggggagggggggtgtccaGGGGGAGAGAGGCATGACCCCAAACCCTGAGTGAGTACAACTTTGGGAAGCCCCTGACTGCTGGGAGAGGAGCCGGCTGGGAGCAGAGCAGGGTGCCAGGCAGACAGGACCCCACGtccctggggcagaggggaaagaaatgGGCCCAGATTGCAGGAAGGGGCCTGTGACCCACTCACATCTGAGGTGAGGAGCCCCGTGCAAGTGTGTAAGAACTAAAGAGCCAGGGCTGTTGGAACCCAAGCAACAGGACCCGCCTCCCTGTCACTCCGGACGGGTTTGGCTCCTGTAGAGTCAGAGGTCACTGTCCCTGGATTCGCGTGTCCGAGGCCAGGTGCACATCACCGACTGCAGCCGCCcggtgaggtgggggcaggggggtgggcagcGGTGGGATggggggctgcagggagaggagggtcTGGGCCAGGGAGGCTGCAGGGGGGAAGGACAGCAGCCTGAACACAGCTCTGCCGCTGCGCATCTTcgagccccacccctgcccctggcatCACATGCCGCAGCCGCCTGGCTCTCCCGACCTCCTGACTCTTCGTCAGCGTCCCCCACCGCCAGGCACACCTTCGCCTCCAGGCTGGTGCACGGAGCTCTGGGCCTCTGCCATGTGGGGCCTGtgtggtgtgagtgtgtgtgagtatgcGTGGATGCACGAGCGTGTGTGCCCATGTAGGTGTGAATGCGCGTGTGCACAGGTGTGTAGGTGTGGATGTGTAAGTGTAAttgtatgtgtgcatgagtgtgtggcTGTGAATGCGTGTGTATATTTGTGCACGTGAGTGTGTTATGTGTGGACTcgcgtgtgtgcatgtatacaagtgagtgtgcgtgtgtatgggtgtgcatatgtgtgcgaGTGTATACAGGTGTGGGTGTGCGTGTAATTAATTGCATCACGTGTGCGTGCGTGAGTGTGCATATATTTGTGACTGTGTGGGTGAGTGGTACGTGACTTTGTgcgcatgtgtgcgtgcgtgtgcctgtgtgtgctgtGAAAGCACACCGGGAAAGGCCCCTGGGGATTAGGGGTGAAGGCCCCCAGGCCAACCCCAGCTCTGGCCCCAACGGAACAGTGCCAGGCAGAGGGCACCGTGGTGGGGGCAGCTGGTGATGCTCTGCTTCCCCTGGGGCCCTCTTGCCGTGCCCTGACGATGGCCTGTGGACACGGGTCTGGCCGCGTGGGCTCCTGTCCGGAAGCTGTCCCCCCCTTCCCCTTGGCTCGGCTGTGGGCACCGGCTGGCACAGGGCAGGCCCATCTGGTGCAGGTTGTAGGTAGGTCACAGATTTCTGAATGGTGCAGGATTTGTGCTCTGACGGGGTGGGCAGGAATTGGTCCTTCTGAGGGGCGGTAAAGGAGATCACGCTGCCTCCACCTGGGGGCTGCTCCCCCACATCCTTCCTGGGGGACAGCCAGGGCAGAAAGGCCCGGGGCTTCTGGGGAAGGAGTGTGCAAGGTGAGCTGTCTCTGGCCTGGGCAGAGGGGGTGCAGGAGCGGCGGGCTCGGGCTCCTGCACCTGGGAGcttgtccatctgtccatccagcTGTCTCCTGGCCTGCTGCACCCGACGCTATTTGCAGCCAGTCATGGGCACTTCCAAGGGCACCTAACGGACTTGGGGTCAGAAGGCCTTGGCTGAAGTCCCAGCTTGGTCCCTGAAGAGGGGTGAGCTCTTCTCAAACCACCTTCCTCTGAGCTGGTTCCTGTGTCTGctcacaaaacaaacagaaatgaaaacaacgCCCAAGTCAGCACGCGTGAGCGGGGCAGAGGCTGGCATTCAGTGGGTGTGAAGCAGACATTGTGTCCCTGTCACGGGCACCTGTCCGTCCGCTGTCTCCACCCACGTGGGCCCGTTCACTTTGATGCCAGCTGGGTCTGCGAcactcccctgccccaggcaTGGTTGCCCACCCAACCAGACCCAACCCTCCATCTTGCTGTCACTGGTGCCGAGGCAGGGCCGGCCACTGTAGGGGTCAGACAGGGCTGTACGAGGGGTAGGTGGACAGAGGGCACCTTCAAGGTGGAATAAGTGTCATGGtgtttcagaaaaagaatatttcattccTGGTTTGGGGTGAGTTTGGAGTCCAGAGTGGGAGACTTCCGGGAGGAAGCATCATCTTCACTGGGCTCTGAAGGGCAGGTGAGGTGACAGGTGTTCCAGATATAAACTAGGACATGAGGGTGGGGTGATCTGGGGGGAACTGCAAGGCCCCCATATTCTCTGGGGGCAAGACGACAGTCCTGGAAAGCCAGACTGAGGCCATGCAGTGAAGGATTCGGAAAAATATGTGAGGGGTTTGGATGTCATCATGTGGAAGACCCAGAAGGGAAGATATGACCAGAGCTATGAAATCTGCAGCCGGTTTGAAGGAAGAGGATGAGAGAACCCCCAGGGCAGAGAAAAGCTAGGGTCCCAGTGTGGTGTCCAGGAAAGGGGGCACATGGCCTGAACCAGGGCAGGGATGGTGGGCAGGAGACGAGGAGCAGATATAATGATATGGTGGTTGTTCCATGTGGGCCCAGGAGGTTGTGGACTTCCCAGTGACAGGGAAGTCAAAAAaattgattggggggggggggttattgtGTCAgtttttgtatatacatatttgcCCACTACCTGCTTTCTGAATGTCAACagcatccacccatctacccacccatccatccacccacccatccatccatccaccatctatccatccacccatccatccatccaccatccattcacccaccatccatccatccatccacccacacatccatccatccacccactcatccatccacccacccatccatcatccatccatccaccatccattcatccaccattcatcca from Panthera tigris isolate Pti1 chromosome D1, P.tigris_Pti1_mat1.1, whole genome shotgun sequence includes the following:
- the IFITM10 gene encoding interferon-induced transmembrane protein 10; this encodes MPVATDPPRSPPQPSPRRLCAPSPGSGFRPVPEAPTLRAGGGGEVAAAAGAVSQAGAAAARPAWRCGGSSGAGTAAPPAPRAPPAEAGPPGRGAAGQTASRGPAEGRADRGAGIRLPAQESPAGPGPSQCPAPLGAPASTTDGAQEARVPLDGAFWIPRPPAGSPKGCFACVSKPPALQAPAAPAPEPSASPPMAPTLFPMESKSSKTDSMRASGAPQACKHLAEKKTMTNPTTVIEVYPDTTEVNDYYLWSIFNFVYLNFCCLGFIALAYSLKVRDKKLLNDLNGAVEDAKTARLFNITSSALAASCIILVFIFLRYPLTDY
- the CTSD gene encoding cathepsin D, producing MQPPSVLLLVLGLLAASTAALIRIPLYKFTSVRRTMSESGGPVEDLIAKGPISKYAQGVPTVTGGPIPEILKNYLDAQYYGEIGIGTPPQCFTVVFDTGSANLWVPSIHCKLLDIACWLHNKYNSGKSSTYVKNGTSFDIHYGSGSLSGYLSQDTVSVPCQTPTVAGVKVERQIFGEAIKQPGITFIAAKFDGILGMAYPRISVDDVLPVFDNLMKQKLVEKNIFSFYLNRDPNAQPGGELMLGGTDSKYYQGSLSYLNVTRKAYWQVHMDQVDVGTSLTLCKGGCEAILDTGTSLMVGPVDEVRELQKAIGAVPLIQGEYMIPCEKVSTLPEVTLKLGGKGYKLSSKDYTLKVSQGGRTICLSGFMGMDIPPPGGPLWILGDVFIGRYYTVFDRDENRVGLAEATRL